In Leptospira congkakensis, a single window of DNA contains:
- a CDS encoding TonB-dependent receptor: MALHFENHSHITTISVRQLCSSFQRIVTKSCSFLILFFFFALFTTTTFSQEKKVELPKEGTEPGANSGNKPVEQGIRVTGKKDPRDREILRTPNSISRLNEQDIQDAGINRTNDIDKQVPNFSIIDSGSRNFTYFNIRGMRSIAFSEPAVGLILDGIPLNDNVALNTELYGLENIEVYRGSQATLFGKNFQGGVVEIRTKKPTNVAEGKITYDVGNYKKQEISTYYNAPIIKDTLYFGIAGKTTEREGYLSNITGFYYPNNRPYELPVELYKTHPDGRKGKAGRFRLFFTPNEIFEADLQVSAESFDDGSLNLVNYLGAKSEREKALLQGCVAMPSNCSKLYGTYVNRVNGDRKVYWDYEGKSNVTGNTYSLATTTKLPHLNLKTASAIRKMDIDPITADADFTTTDQHRSIYVEKATTFLNDVYLESKDKNDPLQFKVGVYSSNKITNIDQAREHRVQMYVGNDFGGLRAPARERNISRVQDRNLSFYTHNSYTFAEKFTVTLGSRLERQESRMSHTEQIVGFSPINPYGETKLLSDPYTINNHYNYNVSRFIFDYKPIENLMFFIGFSRGYKNAGYSTVVNIPDKAAFKPEINDTIEAGVKSEFFKGKFGLKYTQFYTETQNFHVVRAINLSQYINLNAEMVTIRGYELETFIKPHKDAKLGLSAGYTEGLFNKFYDSVLNRDFNGKWVHFIPKYDIVSYLQYRNEFGIFFRGEFQAVGQMYFAADNTVYSDPYYVMNARVGYETDTISAYLYMNNINDRYYFTSYIDGTFQAVPGAPKTYGFMLTYKI; this comes from the coding sequence ACTCTCATATAACTACCATATCTGTCAGGCAACTTTGCTCCTCTTTTCAGCGGATTGTTACTAAATCCTGCTCTTTTCTCATCCTTTTCTTTTTCTTCGCTCTCTTCACAACTACCACCTTCTCCCAAGAGAAAAAAGTAGAACTCCCCAAGGAAGGGACAGAGCCAGGTGCCAATTCGGGAAACAAACCAGTGGAACAAGGAATTCGTGTGACTGGGAAAAAGGACCCGAGAGATAGAGAAATCCTTCGCACGCCCAATAGCATTAGCCGTTTGAATGAACAAGACATTCAGGATGCTGGGATCAATCGCACTAATGATATCGATAAACAAGTTCCTAATTTTTCCATCATTGATTCTGGATCACGTAACTTTACTTACTTCAATATTCGTGGTATGCGGAGTATCGCTTTTAGTGAACCTGCTGTTGGTTTGATTTTAGATGGGATTCCACTTAACGACAATGTGGCACTTAACACTGAGTTATATGGTCTAGAAAATATTGAAGTTTATAGAGGAAGCCAAGCCACTTTATTTGGAAAAAACTTTCAAGGAGGTGTTGTTGAAATTAGGACCAAAAAACCAACGAATGTGGCGGAAGGAAAAATTACTTATGATGTGGGAAATTATAAAAAACAAGAAATTTCAACTTATTACAACGCCCCCATCATCAAAGACACTTTATATTTCGGAATTGCAGGAAAAACAACAGAACGTGAAGGATATCTTTCTAATATAACAGGATTTTATTATCCCAACAATCGCCCCTATGAACTTCCAGTAGAATTATATAAAACCCATCCCGATGGAAGAAAAGGAAAAGCAGGACGATTCCGATTGTTCTTCACACCAAACGAAATTTTTGAAGCTGATTTACAAGTAAGTGCAGAGAGTTTTGATGATGGTTCTCTCAACTTAGTCAATTATTTAGGTGCAAAATCAGAAAGGGAAAAGGCCTTGTTACAAGGATGTGTGGCCATGCCTTCCAACTGTTCCAAGTTATACGGAACGTATGTCAACAGAGTGAATGGAGATAGAAAAGTATATTGGGACTATGAGGGAAAAAGCAATGTTACTGGAAATACCTACTCTCTAGCAACAACAACCAAACTACCTCATCTAAATTTAAAAACTGCTTCGGCAATTCGGAAGATGGACATTGACCCCATCACTGCTGATGCCGATTTCACCACGACTGACCAACATAGATCCATTTATGTTGAAAAAGCCACAACCTTTCTCAACGATGTTTATCTTGAATCTAAAGATAAAAATGACCCACTTCAGTTTAAGGTTGGAGTTTATTCTTCAAACAAAATCACCAATATAGACCAAGCCAGAGAACATAGAGTACAAATGTATGTTGGAAATGATTTTGGTGGTCTACGAGCTCCTGCCAGGGAAAGAAATATTTCCAGAGTTCAAGATCGTAATCTTAGTTTTTATACTCACAACAGTTATACCTTCGCAGAAAAATTTACTGTAACACTTGGCAGTAGATTAGAAAGACAAGAAAGTCGGATGTCACATACAGAACAAATTGTTGGGTTTTCACCTATCAATCCTTATGGGGAAACTAAACTTTTATCAGATCCCTATACAATTAATAATCATTACAACTATAATGTTTCTCGGTTTATTTTTGATTACAAACCCATAGAGAATCTTATGTTTTTTATCGGTTTTAGCCGCGGGTACAAAAACGCTGGTTATAGCACAGTAGTCAACATCCCAGACAAAGCCGCCTTCAAACCAGAAATTAACGATACAATTGAAGCCGGTGTTAAGTCAGAATTTTTCAAAGGAAAATTTGGTTTAAAATATACGCAGTTCTATACGGAAACACAAAACTTTCATGTGGTTCGTGCCATCAATCTTTCCCAATACATAAACCTCAATGCAGAAATGGTTACAATCAGAGGTTATGAACTAGAAACTTTTATCAAACCACATAAAGATGCAAAACTTGGGCTTTCTGCTGGTTACACGGAAGGATTATTTAACAAGTTTTATGATTCAGTTCTCAATCGCGACTTCAATGGCAAATGGGTACACTTCATTCCTAAATACGACATTGTGAGTTACCTTCAATACAGAAACGAATTCGGAATATTTTTCCGAGGTGAATTCCAAGCCGTTGGACAAATGTATTTTGCAGCAGATAACACAGTGTATAGCGACCCCTATTATGTTATGAATGCAAGAGTTGGATATGAAACGGATACCATCTCTGCCTATCTTTACATGAATAATATCAATGATAGGTATTACTTCACATCCTACATCGATGGAACATTTCAAGCAGTACCAGGTGCTCCCAAAACTTACGGATTTATGTTAACTTATAAAATTTAA
- a CDS encoding LIC_11695 family lipoprotein: MKTKIKTLLTLITIGMFVFQCDLFDPQDKVTSDDLVSMLALQQINANSMSEAQRLGLNVAYSHRFSIKDGPHLFCREYSTAYLEKKAEWEKDMEQTYTTIGNAIGIPIVVERISGPCAVTNKVAACHYDGVDGINDLIPYAYTTEGEHKYLIPANAYYGVTDLKSAKEACERFKGTYVCYDPSKCWQ; encoded by the coding sequence ATGAAAACTAAAATAAAAACCCTTCTCACCCTAATCACAATTGGAATGTTCGTATTCCAATGTGATTTGTTTGATCCCCAAGACAAAGTAACCAGTGATGACTTGGTTTCTATGCTCGCCTTACAACAAATCAATGCCAATAGTATGAGTGAAGCTCAAAGACTAGGCTTAAATGTTGCATATAGCCATAGATTCAGCATCAAAGATGGTCCACATTTGTTTTGCAGAGAGTATTCTACGGCGTACTTAGAGAAAAAAGCAGAATGGGAAAAGGACATGGAACAAACATATACCACCATTGGGAATGCCATTGGAATTCCGATTGTTGTAGAAAGAATTAGCGGTCCATGTGCAGTTACTAACAAAGTTGCGGCATGTCATTATGACGGAGTGGATGGAATCAACGATCTTATTCCCTATGCATATACTACAGAAGGTGAACATAAATATCTCATCCCTGCAAATGCATACTATGGAGTCACAGATTTAAAAAGTGCAAAAGAAGCTTGTGAAAGATTCAAAGGCACATATGTTTGTTACGACCCAAGCAAATGTTGGCAATAA
- a CDS encoding PepSY-associated TM helix domain-containing protein, producing MKAKTWYQIHMVLGIFGASFLLVLGLTGSLLVYGKELQSFTGSHSISVEKDRLPLDELYKRLLTQTPEGSVAGWLLSDLNDQADQIWFHDLEIPSRESVYLLNPYNGNVIGKLKDNRSDSLYGFLIVLHYSLFLGGVGYFITGCFAFIYLLLVITGIKLYKRFWTSLIRLRWKESLQILFSDLHKFVGINAVWFHLILAITGGWWSLRDTIILRHTEEKVIHHLWNSNDSIDELVEKTKNEIPGFRLGYVSFPHNFKEEPIGIYGNRFDSSGFESRYGSYVRYDVKTKQIFDKVDISKESILNLVLDSFRPLHFGTFASHFSKVIWVMGGLTPAILSTSGVCIFYIKRKNKRRRTQKIPLSSSV from the coding sequence GTGAAGGCAAAAACTTGGTATCAAATCCATATGGTTCTCGGAATTTTTGGAGCCAGTTTCCTTTTGGTTTTGGGCCTTACGGGATCGCTTCTTGTTTATGGAAAAGAACTGCAGTCGTTTACGGGTAGTCATTCCATTTCCGTAGAGAAAGATCGATTACCCTTGGATGAATTGTACAAACGACTGTTAACTCAAACTCCGGAAGGTTCTGTTGCTGGTTGGTTATTATCTGATTTGAATGACCAAGCGGATCAAATTTGGTTTCATGACTTAGAAATTCCAAGTCGTGAATCTGTTTATTTGCTGAATCCATACAACGGGAATGTCATTGGAAAACTAAAAGACAATCGAAGTGATAGCCTCTATGGATTTTTAATCGTTTTGCATTATAGTCTTTTTCTTGGTGGAGTAGGTTACTTTATCACTGGGTGTTTTGCTTTTATCTACTTACTATTGGTGATTACTGGGATCAAACTCTATAAACGATTTTGGACAAGTTTGATTCGACTTCGTTGGAAAGAAAGTTTACAAATTCTTTTTTCCGACTTGCATAAGTTTGTTGGTATTAATGCAGTTTGGTTCCATTTGATTTTGGCAATCACCGGTGGATGGTGGAGTTTACGGGATACAATTATACTTAGACATACAGAAGAAAAGGTAATCCATCATCTATGGAATTCGAATGATTCGATCGATGAGTTAGTGGAAAAAACAAAAAATGAAATTCCTGGATTTCGATTGGGATATGTTTCTTTCCCACACAATTTCAAAGAGGAGCCGATAGGAATTTATGGAAATCGATTTGATTCATCTGGATTCGAAAGTCGATATGGTTCTTATGTTCGGTATGATGTAAAAACCAAACAAATATTTGATAAAGTAGATATCTCAAAAGAAAGTATTTTGAATTTGGTTTTGGATTCTTTTCGACCACTCCATTTCGGAACCTTTGCAAGTCATTTTAGTAAGGTGATTTGGGTGATGGGAGGCCTGACTCCGGCTATACTTTCTACTAGTGGGGTTTGTATATTTTATATTAAGAGGAAAAATAAAAGAAGAAGAACTCAAAAGATTCCTTTGAGTTCTTCTGTGTGA
- a CDS encoding HAD family hydrolase yields MNYFKRKKNWIFDMDGTLTIANHDFQAIKRELNIPLDIDILTSLSKLPNEEAEKKHSQLNKIELKIAKTSVPSPGSFELLQKIKTEKNQIGILTRNSFANSIETLKTTKLMEYFHPDFIFCRERALPKPNPEGIFRLMDLWKADPMDTVMIGDYVYDLDAGKAAGVDTIYIDPTGSFPFKESATHCVKNLGEILDL; encoded by the coding sequence ATGAATTATTTCAAAAGGAAAAAGAATTGGATCTTCGATATGGATGGAACCTTAACCATTGCAAATCATGACTTCCAAGCCATTAAACGCGAGTTAAATATTCCATTAGATATAGATATACTAACCTCTTTATCAAAACTGCCAAACGAAGAGGCAGAGAAGAAACACAGTCAATTAAACAAAATTGAGTTAAAAATTGCAAAAACGTCAGTTCCATCTCCAGGTAGTTTTGAATTGCTTCAAAAAATCAAAACAGAAAAAAACCAAATAGGAATCCTAACAAGAAATAGTTTTGCAAACTCTATTGAAACATTAAAAACAACAAAATTAATGGAATATTTCCATCCGGATTTTATTTTTTGCCGGGAACGGGCTTTGCCCAAACCAAACCCGGAAGGAATCTTTCGACTTATGGATCTATGGAAAGCCGATCCCATGGATACCGTAATGATCGGTGATTATGTTTACGATCTGGATGCCGGAAAAGCAGCGGGAGTGGACACCATTTACATTGATCCGACTGGTTCATTTCCTTTCAAAGAATCTGCAACTCATTGTGTCAAAAACTTAGGCGAAATCCTAGACCTCTAA
- a CDS encoding sensor histidine kinase, producing MNFVVILNLLSLITYLVAVIIILKTLFQKPTYRGEGIFVLILAIIPCYVSISNLFEHGYAIDYFDDYEGFFKDLYAMFLLIFLYVHSVKKEQSKRIEHERQIKSDLQLKSKLLTEIHHRVNNNLQIVSGLLAMQAESENDIKLTTSLGLIQNRIMAIASVHKIIYGSPNLLFVDLNLIFNSILTNLKIMYVTDKNNIELIESIEEGLEMDLDRAIPMGLILNELVSNSFRHAFLNRNHGKIEVNLSQLQNNFVFVIKDNGLGMEDVLSDGKGIGLTLVKNLVKQLRGTIIIEKKNGTVFEIRFPTLNQNPIQI from the coding sequence ATGAATTTTGTGGTAATACTTAATTTATTGTCTTTAATCACCTATTTGGTTGCAGTAATTATCATTTTAAAAACTTTATTCCAAAAACCAACATACCGCGGCGAAGGTATTTTTGTTCTAATCCTTGCGATCATTCCCTGTTATGTAAGTATTTCTAATCTATTTGAACATGGATATGCAATAGATTATTTTGATGATTATGAAGGTTTTTTTAAAGATCTTTATGCAATGTTTTTATTGATTTTTTTATATGTTCATTCGGTAAAAAAAGAACAATCAAAAAGAATCGAACATGAAAGACAAATTAAATCCGATTTACAATTGAAATCAAAATTGCTTACGGAAATTCACCATCGTGTGAATAACAACTTACAAATTGTTTCTGGGCTTTTGGCGATGCAAGCGGAGTCGGAGAATGATATAAAACTAACTACCTCATTGGGTTTGATACAAAATAGAATTATGGCAATTGCTTCTGTTCATAAAATTATATATGGATCGCCAAATCTATTGTTTGTGGATCTAAATTTAATTTTTAACTCTATTTTAACTAATCTCAAAATTATGTATGTGACTGATAAAAATAACATCGAACTGATTGAAAGTATTGAAGAGGGTTTGGAAATGGATTTGGATCGGGCTATTCCGATGGGACTAATTTTGAATGAACTTGTATCCAATTCCTTTCGCCATGCTTTTTTGAACCGTAATCACGGAAAAATAGAAGTGAATTTGAGCCAATTGCAGAATAATTTTGTTTTTGTCATCAAAGACAATGGACTTGGAATGGAAGACGTACTTTCTGATGGAAAAGGTATTGGGCTTACCCTTGTTAAGAACTTAGTCAAACAGTTACGCGGAACCATCATAATCGAAAAAAAGAATGGAACAGTTTTTGAAATTCGATTCCCAACTTTAAATCAAAACCCTATCCAAATTTAA
- a CDS encoding YdeI/OmpD-associated family protein, whose protein sequence is MDNFPYLPFSAQIEIIGINPFVFLPNPVLRSLMQQAGTDKGKIRVYLKIEGFEFTQTLVKYNGHWRLYLNTPMRVKAKKEVGDKAKFEIRFNPEEKIHPISLELKKALNQNKTAKTNFDNLSPSLQNEIMRYISGLKSEKTKEENVTRAIQYLLGKGKFLGRGLQ, encoded by the coding sequence ATGGATAATTTCCCCTACCTACCTTTTTCTGCTCAAATTGAAATCATAGGAATCAATCCATTCGTATTTTTACCAAACCCCGTTTTACGATCATTAATGCAACAAGCAGGAACGGATAAAGGTAAAATCAGGGTTTATCTTAAAATTGAAGGTTTCGAATTCACACAAACACTTGTTAAATATAATGGACATTGGCGTTTATATCTCAACACCCCAATGCGTGTAAAAGCTAAAAAAGAGGTTGGAGACAAAGCAAAATTTGAAATCAGGTTCAATCCTGAAGAAAAAATCCATCCAATTTCTTTAGAACTAAAAAAAGCATTAAACCAAAACAAAACAGCAAAAACGAACTTTGATAACTTAAGTCCTTCTCTTCAAAATGAAATTATGAGATATATCTCTGGATTAAAATCCGAAAAAACAAAAGAAGAAAATGTTACACGTGCTATTCAGTATTTATTAGGCAAAGGAAAATTTTTAGGAAGGGGACTTCAATAA
- a CDS encoding M14 family zinc carboxypeptidase — protein sequence MLRGMKRLNRYENRILKIVKLGGKLVRFKQFGFSTKTKEGFRFPIYVLEIGKEKAIKRNVAGLVAGVHGLETIGIRVLLDFLDDLLSRKTSELYREIKDGELAIVCIPILNPGGVAMKRRSNPVGVDLMRNSGIEAVKAPFFFGGHKISNVFPYYRGNVLQAESKVLDRFYNEYFIPAENTMIPVIDIHSGFGAVDHVWWPYAGTHEQCVDETLFQKIANHLTTKFNHILYRFGPQSETYTTHGDLWDRLYNEYQKTKSQTNSNLSRFLPLTLEIGTWSDIQLDPWKVFRKRGIFNPAREAKQESIISHRKFITDVLRLAKMNPIDLV from the coding sequence ATGCTTAGAGGAATGAAACGTCTCAATCGATATGAAAACAGAATTTTAAAGATTGTAAAGTTAGGTGGTAAGTTAGTTCGATTTAAACAGTTTGGATTTTCTACAAAAACTAAGGAAGGATTTCGTTTCCCCATTTATGTATTAGAAATTGGAAAAGAAAAAGCAATCAAACGAAATGTTGCCGGTCTTGTGGCTGGTGTACATGGACTAGAAACTATAGGCATTCGAGTTTTGTTGGATTTTCTGGACGACCTTTTGTCGCGAAAAACTTCAGAATTGTACAGAGAAATTAAAGACGGAGAGTTAGCAATTGTTTGTATTCCTATCTTAAATCCTGGTGGAGTTGCTATGAAACGTAGATCCAATCCCGTCGGAGTTGACTTGATGCGGAACTCTGGAATAGAAGCAGTCAAGGCTCCTTTCTTTTTTGGGGGTCATAAAATTTCAAATGTGTTTCCTTATTATAGAGGGAACGTTCTGCAAGCGGAATCTAAAGTTTTAGATAGATTTTACAATGAGTATTTTATCCCAGCAGAAAACACTATGATACCCGTAATTGATATTCATTCAGGTTTTGGGGCAGTGGACCATGTTTGGTGGCCATATGCAGGAACACACGAACAGTGTGTTGATGAAACATTATTTCAAAAAATTGCAAATCACCTAACAACAAAGTTTAATCATATTTTGTATCGTTTTGGGCCACAAAGTGAAACTTATACAACTCATGGTGATCTTTGGGATAGATTGTATAACGAATATCAAAAAACAAAAAGCCAAACAAATTCTAATTTATCTAGATTTTTACCTTTAACCTTGGAGATCGGAACATGGTCAGACATTCAGTTGGATCCATGGAAGGTTTTTCGTAAACGTGGAATTTTTAATCCTGCTCGCGAAGCTAAACAAGAATCAATCATTAGTCATAGAAAATTTATAACAGATGTTTTACGATTAGCGAAAATGAATCCAATCGATTTGGTTTAA
- a CDS encoding alpha/beta fold hydrolase produces the protein MSRTATKTKAIKFIEESIKPNGITINLGIWPGKKQTIICLHGLSGNLYSMKPLAEHLNHLGYKVISYDLRGRGKSDKPNSGYGFQNHIEDLRSILTHYKIKNPIFFGHSFGCMIALRYLILYPNEVQGMILMDGGGLLSLSKRFQVLKVLKQSFERLDVTFSSVAEYLNLIQNSPLVPKWSKEIEEYFRLELNKTTNGYVCHMPGFVMEEELKEMGGSMHFPNILKYLIQHPKHVLSKMKENSTLAFEKIQTPTLILRATEMNLFPNDDLLPKESFDFMLKKIPNSSGKEVKTNHYGILFDKLNERDRAIEEFLIGLDQNKKKPKKPSSSVKKRISV, from the coding sequence ATGAGTCGAACGGCCACAAAAACAAAAGCCATAAAATTTATAGAAGAGTCCATTAAACCAAATGGAATCACAATCAACTTAGGAATTTGGCCGGGGAAAAAACAAACCATCATTTGTCTGCATGGACTGTCAGGAAATTTATATTCAATGAAACCTTTGGCAGAACATTTGAATCATTTGGGATATAAGGTTATTTCTTATGATTTACGTGGACGAGGAAAATCAGACAAACCAAACTCTGGATACGGATTTCAAAACCATATCGAAGACTTAAGAAGTATCCTTACTCATTACAAAATCAAAAATCCTATTTTTTTTGGTCATTCCTTTGGTTGTATGATCGCTCTTCGTTATCTGATTCTTTATCCAAATGAGGTTCAAGGAATGATTCTTATGGACGGAGGAGGTTTACTTTCTCTTTCCAAACGTTTTCAAGTTTTAAAAGTGTTGAAACAATCTTTCGAAAGACTGGATGTTACTTTTTCATCTGTGGCCGAATATCTAAACCTAATTCAGAACTCTCCCCTTGTGCCCAAATGGTCCAAAGAAATTGAAGAATATTTCAGATTAGAGCTAAACAAAACCACAAACGGTTATGTTTGTCATATGCCTGGGTTTGTTATGGAAGAGGAACTAAAAGAAATGGGAGGATCAATGCACTTTCCAAATATACTAAAATACTTAATCCAACATCCAAAACATGTTCTTTCGAAAATGAAAGAAAACAGTACTTTGGCCTTTGAAAAAATTCAAACCCCTACGCTCATCCTTCGTGCTACTGAAATGAATTTGTTTCCCAATGATGACTTATTACCAAAAGAATCCTTTGATTTTATGTTGAAAAAAATTCCCAACTCTAGTGGGAAAGAAGTTAAAACAAATCATTATGGAATCCTTTTTGACAAACTGAATGAAAGAGATCGTGCCATTGAAGAATTTTTAATTGGGTTAGATCAAAACAAAAAGAAACCAAAAAAGCCATCTAGTTCGGTAAAAAAGAGAATTTCCGTTTAA
- a CDS encoding DNA-3-methyladenine glycosylase I, whose product MKQIESERCSWCLKFDQYIKYHDEEWGVPVHDDKTHFEFLILEGAQAGLSWSTILKKREGYKKVFANFDPAKVAKFTDTKLEKILLDPSIIRNRLKVFAAVNNAKRFLEIQKEFGSFDLYIWSFVNYKPIQNKWKNLREVPATTKESDLLSKDLIKRGFKFVGSTVIYAHMQACGLVNDHIESCFRYKEILSISSALHKK is encoded by the coding sequence ATGAAACAAATAGAATCAGAACGTTGCTCCTGGTGTTTGAAATTTGATCAATACATAAAGTACCATGATGAAGAATGGGGAGTGCCCGTTCACGACGACAAAACCCATTTTGAATTTTTGATTCTCGAAGGAGCGCAAGCAGGACTCAGTTGGTCGACAATCCTTAAAAAACGTGAAGGTTACAAAAAGGTATTTGCAAACTTTGATCCGGCCAAAGTTGCAAAGTTTACTGATACAAAATTAGAAAAAATTCTTTTAGATCCATCGATCATACGGAATCGGCTCAAGGTATTTGCAGCGGTGAATAATGCGAAACGATTTTTAGAAATTCAAAAAGAATTTGGGTCTTTTGATTTATACATTTGGAGTTTTGTAAATTACAAACCGATTCAAAACAAATGGAAAAACCTAAGAGAAGTTCCCGCCACAACTAAAGAATCAGATCTTTTGAGTAAGGATTTAATCAAACGCGGTTTTAAATTTGTCGGAAGCACAGTAATCTATGCACATATGCAAGCATGTGGCCTTGTCAACGACCACATTGAAAGTTGTTTTCGATATAAAGAGATTCTTTCTATCTCTTCAGCACTCCATAAAAAATAA
- a CDS encoding TetR/AcrR family transcriptional regulator, which yields MDPVQVRILEKAEELFSKYGYSKTKMEEIASSLKISRKTLYKYYSNKQDLMEFFMEYRQNEIQKVIQQIADDESLTAVQKFSKLHQSLIEDSPYVMNDSFIREVSEMFPQQVERFKKRREKEIPESIGKIFQMAKMKGELREGYMPEVAVHLFLSSIEMILSNKNSITIPLNIHEFQAEVVNVIFYGVLKR from the coding sequence TTGGATCCTGTTCAAGTTAGAATATTAGAAAAAGCTGAAGAACTATTCTCAAAGTATGGATATTCCAAAACAAAAATGGAAGAAATTGCAAGTTCTTTGAAAATCAGCCGTAAAACTTTGTATAAATACTATTCCAATAAACAAGACCTGATGGAATTTTTTATGGAGTATCGACAAAACGAGATTCAAAAGGTCATTCAACAAATAGCTGATGATGAATCATTAACAGCAGTACAGAAGTTTTCAAAGTTACATCAATCGTTAATAGAGGATTCTCCTTACGTAATGAATGATTCGTTTATTAGAGAAGTATCTGAAATGTTTCCTCAGCAGGTGGAACGATTTAAAAAAAGGAGAGAAAAGGAGATCCCTGAATCTATCGGCAAAATATTTCAGATGGCCAAAATGAAAGGCGAACTTCGGGAGGGTTATATGCCCGAAGTTGCGGTACATCTTTTTCTTTCTTCCATTGAAATGATCCTCAGCAATAAGAACTCAATCACCATTCCTTTGAATATACATGAGTTCCAAGCAGAAGTAGTGAATGTTATTTTTTATGGAGTGCTGAAGAGATAG